In Chryseobacterium gotjawalense, the following are encoded in one genomic region:
- the bglX gene encoding beta-glucosidase BglX, which translates to MKKIVLLAAMALSSLVMAQDIVNKPVQSFQTSQYKAKKKVFVENLLAKMTLDEKIGQLNLPSAGDFTTGQAQNSDIGKKIEDGLVGGLFNIKGADKIKAVQKVAVEKSRLKIPLIFGMDVIHGYETNFPIPLGLAASWDMNLIQQSARVAAKEASADGISWTFSPMTDISREPRWGRVSEGSGEDPYLGSEIAKAMVYGYQGKDLSHHNTILACVKHFALYGASEAGRDYNTVDMSHLRMFNEYFPPYKAAVEAGVGSVMASFNEVDGIPATGNRWLQTEVLRNQWGFDGFIVTDYTGINEMVDHGMGDLQQVSAMSLNAGIDMDMVGEGFLKTLKKSLQEGKVTQASIDLAARRILEAKYDLGLFDDPYRYGDAKLAAKEVYSLENRKIARNTAAQSMVLMKNENQILPLKKSGTVAVIGPLVNNALNMAGTWSVGANHANSVSLVKGLQDNLGKQVKFISAKGANIDYSEKLENIYAAHGKLTDRDFRSKEELLKEAVSVANQADVIVLAIGESAEMSGESSSRTEIDIPASQVDLLMELKKTGKPIVVVLFTGRPLALTNIKDIPEAILNVWFPGTEAGNAITDVLFGKVNPSGKLPMTFPRSVGQVPLYYNHKNTGRPLSAEKTEKCEYERFRSNFMDECNTPLYPFGYGLSYTHFNYSDISVSNVNPKGNQTIQASVTVTNTGNYDGAEVVQLYIRDIVGSITRPVKELKGFQKIFLKKGESKKVTFNISPEELKFYNHSLKYDWEAGDFDIMIGTDSEQVKTVKINWNK; encoded by the coding sequence ATGAAAAAAATAGTTTTGCTGGCAGCCATGGCACTTTCGTCTTTGGTGATGGCACAGGATATTGTCAATAAACCGGTACAGTCTTTCCAGACCAGTCAGTATAAAGCCAAGAAAAAAGTTTTTGTAGAAAATCTTTTGGCGAAAATGACCTTAGATGAAAAAATCGGTCAACTTAATTTACCGAGTGCCGGAGATTTTACCACCGGACAGGCACAAAATTCCGACATCGGAAAAAAAATTGAAGACGGTTTGGTGGGCGGACTTTTTAATATTAAAGGGGCTGATAAAATCAAAGCCGTTCAGAAAGTTGCCGTTGAAAAAAGCCGTTTAAAAATTCCGCTCATTTTTGGAATGGATGTCATCCATGGATATGAAACAAATTTCCCAATCCCATTAGGATTAGCAGCCTCTTGGGATATGAATTTGATTCAGCAGTCCGCCAGAGTTGCCGCCAAAGAAGCCAGCGCGGATGGTATTTCCTGGACGTTTTCCCCAATGACCGATATATCCCGTGAACCAAGATGGGGAAGGGTTTCTGAAGGATCCGGCGAAGATCCTTACTTAGGAAGTGAAATCGCAAAAGCAATGGTTTATGGTTATCAAGGCAAAGATTTATCACATCATAATACCATCCTGGCGTGTGTGAAGCATTTTGCCTTATATGGCGCTTCTGAAGCGGGTAGAGATTACAATACCGTTGACATGAGTCATCTCAGAATGTTTAATGAATATTTCCCGCCTTATAAAGCGGCAGTAGAAGCCGGCGTAGGCTCTGTAATGGCTTCTTTTAATGAAGTCGACGGAATCCCCGCCACCGGGAACCGATGGCTGCAAACCGAAGTGCTTCGGAATCAGTGGGGTTTTGATGGATTTATTGTCACTGATTATACTGGAATTAATGAAATGGTAGATCACGGCATGGGAGATTTACAACAAGTTTCTGCAATGTCATTGAATGCAGGAATCGATATGGATATGGTGGGCGAAGGATTTTTAAAAACTTTAAAGAAATCCCTGCAGGAAGGAAAGGTGACCCAAGCATCCATCGATCTTGCAGCCAGAAGAATTTTGGAAGCAAAATATGATTTAGGATTGTTTGATGATCCGTACCGATATGGTGACGCAAAATTGGCCGCCAAAGAAGTGTACAGTTTAGAGAATAGAAAGATTGCAAGAAATACGGCCGCACAGTCCATGGTTTTAATGAAGAATGAAAATCAAATTTTACCCCTGAAAAAATCAGGAACTGTGGCTGTCATTGGTCCATTGGTGAATAACGCGCTTAATATGGCCGGGACGTGGAGCGTTGGTGCAAATCACGCCAATTCTGTTTCGTTAGTAAAAGGATTGCAGGATAATTTGGGCAAACAGGTGAAATTTATTTCTGCAAAAGGAGCCAATATCGATTACAGTGAAAAACTAGAAAATATCTACGCTGCCCACGGAAAGTTAACTGACCGGGATTTCCGTTCGAAAGAAGAGCTGCTGAAAGAAGCGGTATCAGTTGCTAATCAGGCAGATGTAATTGTACTTGCCATCGGAGAGTCTGCCGAGATGAGTGGGGAGTCTTCTTCCAGAACAGAAATCGATATTCCTGCTTCTCAGGTCGATTTATTAATGGAGTTAAAGAAAACCGGTAAACCAATTGTAGTCGTTCTTTTCACAGGAAGACCATTGGCTTTAACCAATATAAAAGATATTCCGGAAGCCATTTTAAATGTTTGGTTCCCGGGAACGGAAGCAGGAAATGCCATTACAGATGTTCTTTTTGGAAAAGTAAATCCCTCCGGAAAATTACCGATGACGTTCCCAAGAAGTGTAGGTCAGGTTCCATTGTACTATAATCATAAAAATACCGGACGACCTTTGAGCGCTGAAAAAACAGAAAAATGTGAATACGAGCGATTCCGTTCCAATTTTATGGACGAATGCAATACGCCGCTTTATCCATTTGGTTATGGATTAAGTTATACCCATTTTAATTATTCTGATATTTCGGTTTCTAACGTAAATCCAAAAGGAAATCAAACCATCCAGGCATCAGTTACGGTGACCAACACTGGGAATTATGATGGTGCAGAAGTAGTGCAACTTTACATAAGAGATATTGTTGGCAGCATCACAAGACCTGTGAAAGAATTAAAAGGTTTCCAAAAAATATTTTTAAAGAAAGGGGAAAGTAAAAAAGTAACTTTTAATATCTCTCCCGAAGAGCTGAAATTCTACAACCATTCCTTGAAATATGACTGGGAAGCAGGTGACTTTGATATTATGATCGGTACCGATTCTGAACAGGTGAAAACTGTAAAAATCAACTGGAATAAATAA
- a CDS encoding FMN-binding glutamate synthase family protein, whose product MREKFIRWGLVLLVVTWVISILIKTHYWIPILLSCIYILGLYNSFQTKHAILRNFPVLGYFRYFFEEISPEMQQYFIERETDGKPFPRNERSAAYRRAKNISDTVPFGTQLEINNRKYEGIKHSIYAKSPSEELPTVLVGGDQCTQKYKASLFNISAMSFGSLSDRAQMALNRGAKKGGFYHNTGEGGISPYHLEGGDLCWQIGTGYFGCRDDHGRFSPEIFKKNVSIPAVKMIELKISQGAKPGHGGVLPGSKNTPEIAAIRHVQPGMTIISPPSHSAFSDAAGLLRFVQELRELSGGKPVGFKLCIGDTKEFEDICAQMNVLKIYPDFITVDGAEGGTGAAPPEFSDGVGMPLEPSLIFVNRTLTNFNVRDKLKVIASGKVLTSLDILRAIAMGADMCNNARGFMFALGCIQALRCNTNTCPTGVATQDKMLIKGLDVTDKSERVYHFHKNTLRTCNELIGAAGKSSYSEVDASMFMRGDEFEHLADYYFPDILGNVKTPAGKY is encoded by the coding sequence ATGAGAGAAAAATTCATTAGGTGGGGATTAGTACTTCTGGTAGTAACATGGGTAATATCTATATTAATTAAAACCCATTATTGGATCCCGATTCTGCTTAGTTGTATTTATATATTGGGGCTTTATAACAGTTTCCAGACCAAACATGCCATTCTTCGTAACTTTCCGGTATTGGGTTATTTCCGGTATTTCTTTGAAGAAATTTCGCCGGAAATGCAGCAATATTTCATCGAAAGAGAAACTGATGGAAAACCTTTTCCAAGAAACGAACGTTCCGCTGCCTACAGAAGAGCAAAAAACATTAGTGATACAGTGCCTTTTGGGACACAACTCGAGATCAATAACAGAAAATACGAAGGAATAAAACATTCGATATACGCCAAATCACCTTCAGAGGAATTGCCAACGGTATTGGTCGGTGGCGATCAGTGTACTCAGAAATACAAAGCATCACTTTTCAATATCTCTGCCATGAGTTTTGGATCATTAAGTGACCGTGCGCAGATGGCCTTGAACAGAGGTGCAAAAAAAGGTGGATTTTACCACAATACCGGTGAAGGGGGAATTTCGCCTTATCACCTGGAAGGTGGTGATTTATGTTGGCAGATCGGAACCGGATATTTCGGTTGTAGAGATGACCACGGTAGATTTTCACCTGAGATTTTTAAGAAAAATGTATCGATTCCGGCGGTGAAAATGATTGAGCTGAAAATTTCTCAAGGAGCAAAACCAGGACACGGTGGAGTACTGCCGGGTTCGAAAAATACGCCCGAAATTGCAGCCATTCGTCACGTACAACCGGGCATGACTATTATTTCTCCACCTTCGCATTCCGCATTTTCTGATGCAGCGGGATTGCTGAGATTTGTGCAGGAATTAAGAGAGCTTTCAGGCGGAAAACCAGTGGGATTCAAATTATGTATCGGCGATACCAAAGAGTTTGAAGATATTTGCGCACAGATGAATGTATTGAAAATTTATCCGGATTTTATTACGGTAGACGGAGCAGAAGGTGGAACAGGAGCCGCCCCACCAGAATTCTCTGATGGAGTAGGAATGCCGTTAGAACCTTCATTAATCTTTGTTAATAGAACTTTGACCAATTTCAATGTTAGAGATAAATTGAAAGTAATCGCAAGTGGAAAAGTATTAACTTCACTTGATATCCTTCGTGCCATTGCGATGGGAGCAGATATGTGTAACAACGCCAGAGGATTTATGTTTGCTTTAGGCTGTATTCAGGCATTGAGATGTAATACCAATACCTGTCCGACCGGAGTCGCGACTCAGGATAAAATGCTTATTAAAGGTTTAGATGTAACCGATAAGAGTGAGCGCGTATATCACTTCCACAAAAATACGTTGCGTACCTGTAATGAGCTTATTGGCGCTGCCGGAAAATCGTCGTATAGTGAAGTTGATGCAAGTATGTTTATGCGCGGAGACGAATTTGAGCATCTTGCCGATTATTACTTCCCGGATATTTTAGGAAATGTAAAAACCCCCGCAGGGAAATATTAA
- a CDS encoding IS3 family transposase — MDYSKEIHNMSLRKACKVFSLRSSVYYYRQVFKSSDDEIRAELILLADSNQTWGFWMMHNRLKNLGFGWNHKRVYRIYKSMRLNLRSKRKKRLPARIKQPLVRPIYPNVTWSMDFMHDSLENGKSVRTLNIIDDFNREILNITIDSSLPSAKVISQLEQLIEWRGKPEKIRVDNGPEFIAEKMKDYCNKENIELGFIQPGKPTQNSLIERFNRTFRTEFLSVYLFENIRQMRNYAEIWMWMYNNERPHSALQYLTPRDFLLKYGKLNQNSANEFPTFQQNFNNDNNKILTKNSTFECA; from the coding sequence GTGGATTATTCGAAAGAAATCCATAACATGAGTTTGCGCAAGGCGTGCAAAGTGTTCAGTTTAAGAAGTTCAGTTTATTATTATCGTCAGGTATTTAAAAGTTCAGATGATGAGATCCGTGCAGAACTTATTTTACTTGCAGATTCTAATCAAACGTGGGGCTTTTGGATGATGCACAATCGATTGAAAAACTTAGGCTTTGGATGGAATCACAAAAGGGTTTATCGGATTTATAAGTCGATGAGATTAAATTTGCGAAGTAAAAGGAAAAAGCGGCTTCCAGCACGGATAAAACAACCACTGGTTCGCCCTATCTATCCGAACGTTACTTGGAGCATGGATTTTATGCACGACAGCTTGGAAAATGGCAAAAGCGTGAGAACCCTTAATATCATTGACGATTTTAACAGAGAGATTTTAAACATCACTATTGATAGCAGCTTGCCCTCTGCAAAAGTAATCTCGCAATTGGAACAATTAATTGAATGGCGGGGAAAACCTGAAAAGATAAGAGTGGACAACGGACCGGAATTTATTGCAGAAAAGATGAAAGATTATTGCAACAAAGAAAATATCGAACTGGGCTTCATTCAACCAGGGAAACCTACACAAAACTCATTGATTGAGAGGTTTAACAGAACGTTCCGGACAGAGTTTTTAAGTGTTTACCTCTTTGAGAACATCAGGCAAATGAGAAATTACGCAGAAATATGGATGTGGATGTACAATAATGAGAGACCGCATAGTGCGTTACAATACCTTACGCCACGGGATTTTTTATTGAAATATGGAAAACTCAATCAAAATAGCGCAAATGAGTTTCCCACATTCCAACAAAATTTCAACAACGACAACAATAAAATATTAACAAAAAACTCTACTTTTGAGTGTGCCTAA
- a CDS encoding transposase, protein MKNSKFSEVQIIKILSEQNQGKTVNEICREHGISQPTFYKWKSKYGGLDVQQLSKMKEMEKQLSQYKKIVAEQTLEIVVLKDVIEKKL, encoded by the coding sequence ATGAAAAACAGTAAATTTTCAGAAGTTCAGATCATCAAGATATTATCTGAACAAAATCAAGGAAAAACGGTGAATGAGATTTGCCGGGAGCATGGAATTAGCCAGCCAACCTTTTACAAGTGGAAGAGCAAATATGGTGGATTGGATGTTCAGCAACTTTCAAAAATGAAAGAGATGGAAAAGCAACTTTCGCAATATAAAAAGATTGTAGCTGAGCAAACTTTGGAGATTGTAGTCTTAAAAGATGTGATCGAAAAAAAGCTCTAA